Proteins encoded by one window of Gambusia affinis linkage group LG17, SWU_Gaff_1.0, whole genome shotgun sequence:
- the abraxas1 gene encoding BRCA1-A complex subunit Abraxas 1 isoform X1, with translation MSEPSVRISGTVLASLMFQHVNSDSDVEGLVLGESSFHEQVTISDSQSDHIHIEEIYNIQKHVACLKLNTLYSSSGEVNLDVLQEMLADNKQDSVIGWYRQRRHSEQHMTFREKLVHEKLKSALKNPHMIFLLLTSSRVTPTDSTHRMEYSAFTSRSRRFVNIPVLVTNLGLLEQQSYWKVSAPCSASGYDLTMNKHRSRFFSPSGLLKEVDEMNKMNDSLQVELQKACREVEESERAVEALQLEVSALRKNLREKQQSSTEKVAETSSPVEPRNNQLLLKAVRALLGSCPLLLTQRLSLQAFPVPSTDTKAADSDREQEQPALLQDDCGTKQRGALQGRGRKRRRNNC, from the exons GAAGGCTTGGTGCTGGGAGAAAGCAGCTTCCATGAACAGGTCACCATCAGTGACTCCCAGTCTGACCACATTCACATTGAGGAAATATACA ACATCCAGAAGCACGTCGCCTGCCTCAAGCTGAACAC TCTGTACAGCAGCTCTGGGGAGGTGAACCTGGACGTTCTGCAGGAGATGCTTGCAGATAACAAGCAG GACAGTGTTATTGGTTGGTACCGGCAGCGCCGGCACTCAGAGCAGCACATGACGTTCAGGGAGAAGCTGGTCCATGAGAAGCTGAAGAGCGCTCTGAAGAACCCCCACATGatcttcctgctgctgacgTCCAGCAGggtgacccccacagactccaCCCACCGCATGGAGTACTCCGCCTTCACATCCCGCAGCAG GCGCTTCGTGAACATCCCGGTGCTGGTGACCAACCTGGGTCTCCTGGAGCAGCAGAGCTACTGGAAGGTGTCCGCTCCCTGCTCCGCTTCAGGCTACGACCTCACCATGAACAAACACAG GTCCAGGTTCTTCTCCCCCAGCGGGCTGCTGAAGGAGGTGGATGAGATGAACAAGATGAACGACTCTCTGCAGGTGGAGCTGCAG aaAGCGTGcagagaggtggaggagagCGAGCGTGCAGTAGAAGCGCTGCAGCTGGAGGTTTCAGCCTTGAGGAAGAACCTCAGAGAGAAGCAGCAAAGCTCTACAGAAAAAGTTGCAG aaaccagCAGCCCAGTTGAGCCCAGGAACAACCAGCTGCTGCTAAAGGCCGTTAGAGCGCTGCTGGGCTCCTGCCCTCTCTTGCTCACACAGAGGCTGTCCCTGCAGGCCTTCCCTGTCCCCAGCACAGACACGAAGGCAGCAGACTCGGACAGGGAGCAGGAGCAGCCTGCCCTGCTGCAGGACGACTGTGGGACAAAGCAGAGGGGGGCGCTGCAGGGCAGGGGCAGGAAACGAAGGAGGAACAACTGCTGA
- the mrps18c gene encoding 28S ribosomal protein S18c, mitochondrial has product MRSLGTTVKLPVFTVVPDLLPVLCQVKMLCVRGLQRLKAAFYLPRTTTHRSLTSAEILPKDDALLKVENPSRQSKKGCVLCNVTVDFKNIQLLSQFVSPHTGRIYGRHITGLCGRKQKEISKAIKKAHSVGFMPVTHKYPEFMKDPRICSIKHLD; this is encoded by the exons ATGCGGTCGCTCGGAACCACAGTGAAACTGCCAGTGTTTACCGTCGTCCCGGACCTTCTTCCTGTCCTGTGTCAGGTCAAAATGTTGTGTGTGAGAGGGCTCCAGAGACTAAAGGCTGCTTTCTATCTCCCTAGGACCACAA CACACAGGAGCCTTACATCCGCTGAAATCCTGCCGAAAGATGACGCT CTTCTAAAAGTGGAGAATCCGTCCAGACAGTCCAAAAAAGGCTGCGTACTCTGCAACGTCACTGTGgactttaaaaacatccag CTTCTATCTCAGTTCGTCTCTCCTCACACTGGCAGGATCTATGGCCGACACATCACAg GATTATGTGGGAGAAAGCAGAAGGAGATCTCTAAAGCCATAAAGAAGGCTCACTCAGTGG GTTTCATGCCCGTGACCCACAAATATCCTGAATTCATGAAGGATCCCAGGATCTGCAGCATCAAACATCTGGATTAG